The stretch of DNA ACCAAGCATTGTCATAATGATAAAGAGGACTACAAATACTGCCGCAGGGACCAAAACGGCGACAGAAGCCTGATCGGATTCCATGTAATAAGTCTCGCGCATCCCTGTATACTGAAGGTAAATGCTCCAGAACGGTGCAATAATGATCCCCAAAAACGGGATTAATCCACCGACTGCATAAGGAGCCGCAGAATACGCCGCAACCTTGAGAGCCTGGCCGATATCCTCATCGAATCCCTCGTAATATGAAACGAAGTGCAGCAGGACTCCTGTCAGGGCTGCACAGATTGCGCCGAAAATAATCATCTCCACTGATACGAATATGAGGGTCCCCATATCCGCAAGCCCGGAAAGATATGGATATGCAGAAGCATCGGATGCCATCATGCCAAGGAAGAATAGACTGCCGAATGCAAATACCGCAAGCGATACAAGAAGAACAGGAACTGCATCCATTACTTCCCTGCTCCTTACCTGCCGGAACATCTCCTCAGGGGACCGGATGAGACCAATGATTGTTCCGGGAAAGGAATCCGAATCCGAATATCCCCCTCCGGATCTCCTGGAACCATAACCATTCCTCTTCGGAGCGGTCCTCTGCCTTCTTCCTGACGGCGGGGCATATACGAATTCACTATCCGGCTGCCTATCGGGTCTCCGGGAGTCATCTCTTTCAAAACGACGAGTATATTGTGGAGCCACACGTTCTTCAGGAAAATGATCATAAGAATGAGGATTAACATGCCCCGGTGTCCCGAAATTCGAATAAGAATCCATGTTCCCGGATCCGGTGCGATCGCCCCGTTCCGGTGGAGGAGGAGGAGGGGGCGGAGGCTGGCGGAACGATTCATCTGACGGAGGTGTCCGGATTTGACCTGCGGCAGACCATTGTGAACGATTTCTTTCCTCTTCGATTCCGGATGAGAAATTCATTTCCCCGCGCCTCCTCTGAAAATCCCTGAACCGGGGAGAAGGCGGAGGCGGCTGGTGAAATGAGCTGCCGGACATGGAATTTTGGACTCCCCCCGGATCATTTGTATTTATGGAATTCATTCCCGGACGGGAAAAATCATCACCCCCTTTGTAAAGGTTGTTACCGGTTCTCGGGCGATCGGCACGTGACGGCAACTCCCCGTGCTCTATCACTTGAAGCAGCGTATCCCTTTCATCCGACCGGTCTCCTGCTCCAGGTTTATCATGAAAAGCAAACATCATTCTGCGGTCCGAACCGTCCGGGGCCTTAATTGAGATCGTAAGAGCCGGTTCGCCGGATTCGCTACTCCCCGCGTTTGCAGAAACAATAACAGGCAATGGGATCTGGGACGATATTTCGCCTTTCATGCCTTTTTCAGAGAGAAGCAGTCTTTTATTCGTTAAAAAGAGAGTGAAAAGAACATCTTTAACTTTT from Methanolacinia petrolearia DSM 11571 encodes:
- a CDS encoding YIP1 family protein, with translation MPELGNNESLVLELSDIKVKDVLFTLFLTNKRLLLSEKGMKGEISSQIPLPVIVSANAGSSESGEPALTISIKAPDGSDRRMMFAFHDKPGAGDRSDERDTLLQVIEHGELPSRADRPRTGNNLYKGGDDFSRPGMNSINTNDPGGVQNSMSGSSFHQPPPPSPRFRDFQRRRGEMNFSSGIEEERNRSQWSAAGQIRTPPSDESFRQPPPPPPPPPERGDRTGSGNMDSYSNFGTPGHVNPHSYDHFPEERVAPQYTRRFERDDSRRPDRQPDSEFVYAPPSGRRQRTAPKRNGYGSRRSGGGYSDSDSFPGTIIGLIRSPEEMFRQVRSREVMDAVPVLLVSLAVFAFGSLFFLGMMASDASAYPYLSGLADMGTLIFVSVEMIIFGAICAALTGVLLHFVSYYEGFDEDIGQALKVAAYSAAPYAVGGLIPFLGIIIAPFWSIYLQYTGMRETYYMESDQASVAVLVPAAVFVVLFIIMTMLGADNFSIFG